In Leptodesmis sichuanensis A121, the following are encoded in one genomic region:
- a CDS encoding trifunctional serine/threonine-protein kinase/ATP-binding protein/sensor histidine kinase: MTLAASNPYPLPQIPGYTLVEQLYEGSRTVVYRAVETSSQQQVIIKFLKQDYPSFNDLLQFRNQYTIARNLDIPSVIRPYQLKACGNSYALVMEDFGGGSLRHYAQNHPLSLREILAIALQLTDILHGLCQHRVIHKDIKPANILIHPQSQQIKLIDFSIASLLPKETPEIKNPAGLEGTLAYIAPEQTGRMNRGIDYRADFYALGVTLFELLTGQLPFQSSDPMELVHCHLAKCPPTVQSLRPEIPTVLSQIVSKLMAKNAEDRYQSALGLQHDLQICWTQLKETGEIATFEIGQRDISDRFNLPETLYGRASEVKTLLESFERVSKGASELLLVAGFSGIGKTALVNEVHKPIVKQRGYFIKGKFDQFNRNIPFSAFVQAFRDLMSQLLSESDTQLASWKTKILAAVGENGQVIVDVIPELERIIGPQPPVAELTGSAAQNRFNLLFQKFIQVFTTSEHPLVMFLDDLQWADSASLNLLKLLMGKASAGYLLILGAYRDNEVFPAHPLMLTLEEIQESAAIVHTVTLAPLQEMTVNQLVADTLSCSHELAYPLTQLVYQKTQGNPFFTIQFLKALHDEGHIQFQPELGYWHCDMVSVRQLALTNDVVEFMTLQLQKLPIETQEVLKLAACIGNQFDLHTLAIVSQQPETEIAAVLWKALQEGFILPIGESYRFFQFTEAVEAGSSCEITASYKFLHDRIQQAAYSLIPEAQKQLTHLTIGQLLLQNSDAIQQDDRLFEIVNQINCGIALVTLPTQRHQYAQLNLQAGRKAKESTAYRAALHYLNDGMQLLSTDGWEVDAKLMHSLYEEAAEVALLNYDFEQMDSLIQVVLQRSSTLFEQLKVYEIKLQSYQVRNQQFQAINIGREILQKLGVMLPESATPQAIHQQVKQTLEQTLASQPGRAIADLLHLPPMQDANALAALRIMTRLVPCIHQAAPHLFPIIACEEVNLSLKYGNSPFSAPGYADFGIVVSSVLNQLEAGYQFGQLALQIMEQFSEKSVQSMVQFKVAAFNQSNQQSIRQAIDLLKESYRVGLETGDSVHALVSTSFRLFYTYLSGTEDLATLLEEIEIYQSRFATSQHFLTWAYILRASIQKFTELHENPGCLGLDTAGEDQHLSLILQENDELALHLFYLSKLILNYSFGRFSDAIQAADQGATYLNAGLGMPSAPIYYYYDSLIRLALCPTADSAQQLKLLAQVRENQEKLRLYANAAPMNYQHKYHLVEAVRYDVSGNRIEAVEWYDRAITGAQTNSFIQDEALANELAGKFYLNWGKDKVAASYMQEAYYCYSRWGARAKANDLENRYPRLLRSIFPSGAQSLNILETLATGSVSHVSMRASTDPGHSSSTSINTTLDFVTILKASQSLSETIQLDELLHQLTQIILQHSGSDRCAVLQPDSTGQWMVRAIATDEATELCSEPLEDHVNLPIKLIQYVKRTQDIIVIDNCKTDLPVMDDYLNQHQPKSILCLPIVNRRHLVGMAYLENRAVSHVFTRDRTLLLNFLCTQAAISLENARLYQAAQTYARQLEHSLEQLQSSEARFQKLADNVPGLIYQIRIQSDGSASIPYVSSGCQTLYEVPAEDLMTGKYSLRDFEHPEDQAAVFQAVVESAQNLTPFRQEWRIITPNGNLKWVKAASQPERWEDGEIVWDGILIDISDRKQAEMAVLQKSQELEAALAELQNTQLQMVQNEKMASLGNLVAGVAHEINNPIGFLKGSINNGKDYVEDLLAHLALYQQHYPQPASAIQNHAEEIDLQFLCEDLPKLLNSMQGASDRIQSISTSLRTFSRADTEHKVKANIHDGIDSTLLILKYRLKANEIRPEIKVTKNYGELPLVECFPGQLNQVFMNILANAIDIFDEMAKTQPSQDIKTYQQQIQIDTSLVENQVQIKIQDNGTGMTKEMQTRIFDHLFTTKGVGKGTGLGLAIARQIIEEKHQGSLKVRSAPGQGSEFSIHLPF, encoded by the coding sequence ATGACTCTGGCTGCAAGTAACCCATATCCATTGCCTCAAATTCCTGGCTACACCCTGGTTGAACAGCTTTATGAGGGTTCCCGAACGGTTGTTTACCGAGCCGTAGAAACGTCAAGTCAGCAGCAGGTGATTATTAAGTTTTTGAAACAGGATTATCCCAGTTTTAATGATTTGTTACAGTTTCGCAATCAATATACGATCGCCAGAAATCTGGATATTCCTAGTGTGATTCGACCCTATCAGTTGAAAGCTTGCGGTAATAGCTACGCTCTGGTGATGGAAGATTTCGGTGGCGGCTCCTTACGTCATTATGCTCAAAATCATCCGCTGTCTTTACGAGAAATTCTGGCGATCGCGCTGCAGCTCACGGATATTCTGCACGGCCTCTGTCAACATCGGGTGATTCACAAAGATATCAAACCCGCCAATATCCTGATTCATCCCCAGTCTCAACAAATCAAACTCATTGACTTCAGCATCGCTTCGCTGTTGCCAAAAGAAACACCGGAAATCAAAAATCCCGCTGGGTTAGAAGGCACGCTGGCCTATATAGCTCCCGAACAGACAGGCCGGATGAACCGGGGGATCGACTATCGGGCTGATTTCTATGCGCTCGGAGTCACGCTATTTGAACTGCTAACCGGACAATTGCCCTTCCAATCGTCTGATCCGATGGAACTGGTGCATTGTCATCTGGCAAAATGCCCACCCACAGTTCAGAGTCTGCGACCGGAGATTCCCACTGTGCTATCGCAGATTGTCAGCAAATTAATGGCAAAAAATGCGGAAGATCGGTATCAAAGTGCCTTGGGGTTACAGCATGATTTGCAGATTTGTTGGACTCAGTTGAAAGAAACTGGGGAGATTGCCACGTTTGAGATTGGCCAGCGGGACATCAGCGATCGCTTCAATCTTCCCGAAACCCTTTATGGTCGGGCATCAGAGGTCAAAACCTTGCTGGAGTCATTTGAACGGGTTAGCAAGGGGGCTTCAGAGTTACTGCTAGTCGCGGGCTTCTCAGGGATTGGCAAAACAGCGTTGGTCAATGAAGTGCACAAACCGATTGTCAAACAACGGGGCTATTTCATTAAAGGCAAGTTTGACCAGTTCAATCGCAATATTCCGTTCTCGGCGTTTGTCCAGGCATTTCGGGATTTGATGAGTCAACTGCTGAGTGAGAGCGACACGCAACTGGCAAGCTGGAAAACCAAAATTCTGGCAGCCGTGGGCGAAAATGGACAGGTGATTGTTGATGTGATTCCTGAACTGGAACGAATTATTGGGCCACAACCGCCCGTAGCAGAATTGACTGGTAGTGCTGCCCAAAATCGCTTCAATCTACTGTTTCAAAAATTCATTCAAGTATTCACGACTTCTGAGCATCCCCTGGTGATGTTTTTGGATGACTTGCAGTGGGCCGATTCTGCTTCCCTCAACTTACTGAAGTTATTGATGGGTAAGGCTAGTGCTGGCTATTTACTGATTCTGGGAGCCTATCGAGACAATGAAGTGTTTCCAGCTCATCCCCTGATGTTGACGCTGGAGGAGATCCAGGAAAGTGCTGCAATCGTCCATACCGTGACCCTGGCTCCTCTGCAGGAAATGACAGTGAATCAACTCGTGGCCGATACCCTGAGTTGTAGCCATGAATTGGCCTATCCCCTGACCCAATTGGTGTATCAAAAAACGCAAGGAAATCCCTTTTTCACGATCCAGTTTCTCAAAGCGCTGCATGATGAGGGCCACATTCAATTTCAGCCAGAACTGGGGTACTGGCACTGCGACATGGTTTCAGTCCGGCAGTTGGCCTTAACCAATGACGTAGTGGAGTTCATGACATTGCAGTTACAGAAACTGCCCATAGAGACGCAGGAGGTGTTAAAACTGGCTGCCTGCATTGGCAATCAATTTGATTTGCATACTCTGGCGATCGTTTCCCAGCAACCGGAAACTGAAATCGCAGCAGTGCTATGGAAAGCCTTGCAGGAAGGGTTCATTTTGCCCATTGGTGAAAGCTACAGGTTTTTTCAATTCACAGAAGCTGTAGAAGCTGGCTCTAGTTGTGAGATCACAGCATCCTATAAATTTCTGCACGATCGCATTCAGCAAGCCGCCTATTCGTTGATTCCAGAAGCACAGAAACAATTAACTCATCTCACCATTGGACAACTGTTGTTGCAGAATAGTGATGCCATACAACAGGACGATCGCTTGTTTGAGATTGTCAATCAGATCAATTGCGGCATTGCACTGGTCACTTTGCCCACTCAGCGTCATCAGTATGCCCAATTAAATTTGCAGGCAGGCCGTAAAGCAAAAGAATCAACGGCTTATCGGGCAGCGCTCCATTACCTGAATGATGGAATGCAGCTACTTAGCACGGATGGTTGGGAGGTTGATGCAAAACTAATGCACAGTCTTTATGAGGAAGCTGCAGAAGTTGCATTGCTCAATTATGATTTTGAGCAAATGGACTCTTTGATTCAAGTGGTATTGCAACGAAGCAGTACTTTATTTGAACAGTTAAAAGTTTATGAGATTAAACTTCAATCTTATCAAGTAAGAAATCAACAGTTCCAGGCGATTAATATCGGGCGAGAGATTCTGCAAAAGCTGGGCGTGATGTTACCTGAATCTGCAACTCCTCAAGCCATTCATCAGCAAGTGAAACAGACCCTGGAACAGACCTTAGCCTCTCAACCCGGTCGAGCGATCGCAGATCTGCTCCATTTACCTCCCATGCAAGATGCGAATGCTCTAGCCGCTTTGCGAATTATGACTAGACTGGTACCATGCATCCATCAGGCCGCACCGCATCTGTTTCCCATTATTGCCTGTGAAGAAGTGAACTTATCCTTGAAATACGGTAATTCGCCCTTCTCGGCACCAGGTTATGCAGATTTTGGCATTGTGGTCAGTTCTGTGCTGAATCAGTTAGAGGCAGGCTATCAATTTGGCCAGTTAGCGCTTCAAATCATGGAGCAATTTTCCGAAAAATCGGTTCAGAGCATGGTTCAGTTTAAGGTTGCTGCTTTTAATCAATCGAATCAGCAGAGTATTCGGCAGGCGATCGATTTATTAAAAGAGTCTTATCGAGTTGGTTTAGAAACGGGAGATTCAGTCCATGCCCTGGTTTCCACTTCGTTTCGGTTATTCTATACCTATCTCAGCGGTACAGAGGATTTAGCCACCCTGTTGGAAGAAATAGAAATTTATCAATCCAGATTTGCTACCAGCCAGCATTTTTTAACTTGGGCATATATCCTGCGCGCATCGATTCAGAAATTCACGGAGCTTCACGAAAACCCAGGCTGTTTGGGACTTGATACCGCTGGTGAAGACCAGCATTTATCGTTAATTCTTCAGGAGAATGATGAATTAGCCCTGCATCTGTTCTACCTGAGTAAATTGATCCTGAATTACTCCTTTGGGCGGTTCTCTGACGCAATTCAGGCCGCAGACCAAGGAGCAACCTATCTCAACGCTGGTTTGGGAATGCCCTCGGCACCAATTTACTACTACTACGATTCCTTAATTCGTCTGGCACTTTGTCCAACGGCTGATTCTGCTCAACAACTGAAACTGCTCGCCCAAGTGAGGGAAAATCAGGAGAAACTGAGGCTCTATGCCAATGCGGCTCCGATGAATTATCAACATAAATATCATCTGGTAGAAGCCGTTCGCTATGATGTTTCAGGCAACCGGATAGAAGCCGTGGAATGGTACGATCGCGCTATTACAGGTGCCCAAACCAATTCCTTTATCCAAGACGAAGCCCTGGCTAATGAACTGGCTGGCAAATTTTATCTCAATTGGGGCAAAGACAAAGTGGCTGCCAGCTATATGCAGGAAGCATATTACTGCTACAGCCGCTGGGGAGCCAGAGCCAAAGCCAATGATCTGGAAAATCGTTACCCTCGTTTACTGCGCTCTATCTTCCCATCAGGTGCCCAATCCTTAAATATCCTTGAAACCCTGGCAACGGGAAGCGTATCCCATGTTTCAATGCGAGCTTCGACTGATCCCGGTCATTCTTCTAGCACAAGTATTAACACCACACTGGACTTTGTTACTATCCTGAAAGCCTCTCAAAGTCTGTCCGAAACAATTCAACTTGATGAGTTGCTGCACCAACTTACCCAAATTATTTTGCAGCATTCGGGGAGCGATCGCTGTGCTGTTTTGCAGCCAGACTCTACAGGACAATGGATGGTGCGAGCGATCGCCACCGACGAAGCAACTGAGCTTTGTTCAGAGCCACTAGAGGATCATGTCAATCTGCCCATTAAATTGATTCAGTATGTCAAACGCACTCAAGACATCATTGTCATTGACAATTGCAAAACTGATCTGCCTGTAATGGATGATTATCTCAATCAGCACCAACCCAAAAGTATCCTTTGCCTGCCGATTGTAAACCGGAGGCATTTAGTTGGTATGGCATACCTGGAAAATCGAGCTGTGAGCCATGTGTTTACCCGCGATCGCACCCTGCTGCTAAATTTCCTGTGTACTCAGGCGGCGATTTCCCTGGAGAATGCTCGTCTTTATCAAGCAGCGCAAACCTATGCTCGGCAATTAGAACACTCTTTGGAACAGTTGCAGAGCAGCGAAGCTCGTTTCCAGAAGCTGGCAGATAATGTTCCTGGACTCATTTATCAGATTCGGATTCAGTCTGATGGTTCAGCCTCAATCCCCTACGTCAGTTCTGGCTGTCAAACCCTTTACGAAGTACCAGCAGAGGATTTGATGACCGGAAAGTATAGTCTGCGTGATTTTGAACATCCCGAGGATCAGGCTGCCGTGTTTCAGGCTGTGGTCGAGTCCGCGCAAAATCTTACTCCATTTCGGCAGGAATGGCGCATTATTACACCCAATGGAAATCTGAAATGGGTCAAGGCCGCTTCCCAACCGGAGCGCTGGGAAGATGGTGAGATCGTTTGGGATGGTATTCTCATCGATATCAGCGATCGCAAACAGGCAGAAATGGCTGTGCTGCAAAAATCTCAAGAACTGGAAGCCGCCTTAGCTGAGTTGCAAAACACGCAATTGCAAATGGTACAAAATGAGAAAATGGCATCCCTGGGAAATTTGGTGGCCGGAGTCGCTCATGAAATTAATAACCCGATTGGTTTCCTCAAAGGCAGCATCAACAACGGCAAAGATTATGTAGAGGATTTACTCGCCCATCTGGCGCTTTATCAACAGCACTATCCCCAACCTGCCTCCGCTATTCAAAACCATGCCGAGGAGATCGATCTGCAATTTCTCTGCGAAGACTTACCGAAGTTACTGAATTCGATGCAAGGGGCCAGCGATCGCATTCAATCCATCAGCACCAGCCTCCGCACTTTCTCCCGTGCCGATACGGAACACAAAGTCAAGGCAAATATTCATGACGGCATTGATAGTACATTGTTGATTTTGAAGTATCGACTCAAAGCCAACGAGATACGTCCGGAGATCAAAGTTACTAAGAACTATGGCGAGCTACCTCTCGTTGAATGCTTTCCAGGTCAACTTAATCAGGTCTTTATGAATATTCTGGCGAATGCGATCGATATATTTGATGAAATGGCAAAGACGCAACCTTCCCAGGATATTAAAACGTATCAGCAACAGATCCAAATTGATACTTCCCTAGTTGAAAATCAAGTGCAGATTAAGATTCAGGATAACGGTACGGGGATGACGAAAGAGATGCAAACAAGAATTTTTGATCATTTATTCACGACAAAGGGCGTGGGCAAAGGAACCGGCTTGGGACTGGCGATCGCCCGCCAGATTATTGAAGAGAAACATCAGGGTTCCTTAAAAGTAAGGTCTGCACCAGGGCAGGGCAGTGAGTTCTCGATTCACCTGCCATTTTAG